GTTGCCTTACATACAGGACACTGCCGCCTTGCTGAACTGCTGTTGTCGCTGGCAGTCGACTCCACCCCTGGGCGCAGCCATTCATAGATACAAGGCCAGCAGTAGAGGTGACCGCAGAGGGTAACCACAGGTTCTGCTGCAAAATCAAGGCAAATGTTGCAGTCGAAGCATCCGCTTCCCATTGTCGTAGGCATGTCCCCGCTGGATTTCTTCACTGCTTCAACATCAGCCACCAAAGGCTGGCTATTGATAGCAGCCATGCAAGGCTGATCCATTCTCCCAGCTTCCATGACAATCAAGATACTTGCTCTTGAAAACTGATTTGGTTCAGTTACTGACACTACTGCAGTAGACAAAAGAAATCAACGGAGGTCAGTAAGAATAAATACGATTGATAAAGCAACACATAAAATGGGCCATAGCTTTGCACAAAATGATGAGGGGTGTTAAAGCATTGGAAACGTTCATAATGTGCAGATACCTACCTAACCATGCGGGAGGACTATAAAAATACAAGCCATAAGATTGGAAGCAACAAAGCAAACCACATGTCAATCTCTAGCTTTTAAGATATGTGCAATTCTGCAGCAGACGCGGAACTAGGTGTACAGACAACAGACATAACAGAGTATTGCATGTGACAACTGAAGCAAACAATGTAAATCTCCAAAACATGTTAAGAAGCCAGAAACTTTGCCACTTAAGCTAGTTATGCTTGCACTAAAGAATCTATCATCTTTCCTTGCAGCATGAGTCAGTAGTCATGGATTCTCCAATATGTAAGTACCGGGGACTACATCTGCCGCGTTTTGTTTTTGTCCCCTTTGTTATGGTTATCCCTGTGCTACTTTTCTATTCCATTGACATTTTTATCCATGAAGATATCTATCAGAAGTTAGGAAAGTTATGTCAGCAAGGGAACGAAACTGCTTGCTTTATCTCCAAGGTGTGCAACGGCAAAATATTGACTCCAGGTCTTGGCCCCATGTTCAATGCAAGGGCCATCACTGCCAGCTCAAAATTGCCTTGGGAAGAAAATAGAAAAcaatttttgttttaaaaaGGCACACCCTGCAGCTTGCAAACGTAGACTTGACAGGGCTGGGGTACTGAGCAGATTGACGCTGATCCTAACAAATTATATATTCAGATAAGGGATGGGGAAGACCAAAAGGGCAGAGTTGAATAAACAAAGGAATGTATGAGATAGGCTAAAGGCATCCGTCCTAATCTCCGATATATGCTTGCGGTGacaaattgattttttttttggtggttgtggagcttctttgaaaggctatgttgttgttgttgttgtggagCTTCTTCCAAAGGAGAATCATTGAAAAACAACAATATGTGGGGGTATTGATGTGGACTGCAACAATGATGGAGTAGCTACAACACTTGGCATATTCTATGGAACCAAACACACTGAAAAGATGATCGCTTAACATATCTAGTTATCAACAAAAATAAGAATAACCCAGTGATAATTGCACCCACTGCATCAGGATCAGGAAACAAAGAATGGCATTCCCAACAGCTTCGTGGAAATTTCTTAATCACTCTGGCCCCATATGTACCACGAATATTATTTTTGTACTAGTAAAGCTTCTGCAAGTCTTTTCTAAGTTAAAACACGCCTTAATTACATTAAGTACCTACAGATGAGGCTCAAAGACATCATCTCCCTACAGTTTTAGTTTGGTTTCGTGGCTCATGACTAGCCTAATAGATACACGCAGTAAGAGTCGATATTGAAGATGAAGGGTGTGCCTGACCAGGACAAGCTGTGAAACTCCAGAAATAAACAAGCTTCTAAGTTTGACCCGTATGAGATACCATACTATGGATTTTAAGCGCATTTCCGCGGTAGTTGATCTAATTTAGGCGTCCCAGCAAATCAGGTGCTGTACACACTAAAGCTACAACAGAACCAAGAACAAAGAACCATATTGTTCCCCCTCTCCAATCTATCTATAACACAGAACGATCAACTCATAATGGATACTAGGTCTCAAAAAACAATTACATGGGTACTGAACATACGCACCTTCAAGAGCAATTTCTCCAGGCTCAGGTATCAAACACTATCACCAAGCAAAGTCCCAAATTGACGCTACTTTCCAACCCCAGGAACAAGGGGCGGACCAAACATTTTTTGGAAAATAATCTAGGATAGGCGGCACTCCACCAGCAGCAAACCAATCCCTCCCCAACCACGAATGCCTCTCTCACTTGtcgtaggaggaggagggtggacGGATTGGAGAATCCGTCCTAGAAAGGAAGGTTGGGATTTGATTTCTTGAAATACAAGAAAGGGCGAGACCAGAGCAAAACAACTAACTCTCGGAGCAATCCAACAAATCATTATACCAGACAAAACAAAGAGCAATCCGTGCAAGCAAGACAGACAGACAGGATTCCTTACCAGCAGAGGAAGAAACCAACCCGAGCTCGGGTGGATCTGCCCTCCACGGGAGTCCAGCACCACCAGCGAGGATAATGATGttgacgacgaggacgacggtgACGCAGGAATTTGACGCGACGCGCCTCGGTGGAAGAGAGGCCTGGGGAGATGGGTTCGGCGGCGCGAGGTCAGGCGAGGACGGGGttggtgcggcggtggcgtgaGCCGTGAGCCCGCGGCAGCGCCTCGCGCGACGAACGCGGGAGCGGGGAggaggatgcggcggcggcccggcgggcggcgaggtcaATTTGGTTgtaatgaggaggaggagggaaggtaggaggaggagcaggcagGGCCGATGATGAGAGGAGAAGACCACCCAGGTTCAGGAGGAGCATTTCGGGGGAGGTTGCTCCCGTCGGGAGATATATAACGACGAGTGGGGGAATTCGGTGGGGAATAGACGGTGAGGATGGGCTTTTAAAACTGATCGGTCGCCTCCGGGTGATCCGTGCTCCGGAAAGCTAATTAAGCACCCCCGTGCGTTGTTGAAAGCATGCCTTATTTTGAGACCACCATAAAGCACGCTGCCCACCTCGCTCGAACACGTCAAGGTATGTTGCGGGAGCTGCGTGGCATCTGGTCACAATTTGGCTACGATGGCAAATGAAAGTATCGAAATACCCCTAGCACTAGCAGGCTTATAGCCGTGTGCAGTGTGCTACCGTGTGCTGCTTACATCTCACACCGTCGACGTcacgactttttttttttggctccagTGCACAAAATTGCTTTAGCCATTATGCTATTACTGCGTGCAGCATTCATCTCGCTTTTTTGTTGAGCTTGATCCGTAGGATCAGTTCATGATCCCTTGTGTGCTAATGCCATATCTTACAGAGCCAAACCCTGCGCAGGTCCTGAAATTCGTGGCACACCAGCTTCATCCGAATCCGCCGTGGTAACAGACCCTGCCAAGCCATCGTCCATGGTCCACGTCCACAGAGGAAGCAGCACTGTACTAGATTTCCTGAGGGATCGGATATAGCCGCTCCGTCCGTACTCTTCGGATGGAGATAAGGCCTATCCGTTCCCTTCCCCCACTTTGGCTATAATGTCTTCTCGGGTCGAGTCACCACCATTGCCGCTTTTCGAGCGCTGGGCGACACGAAAGTTTAAAAGATGCCCCAGCCCTCCCGGGAGCTAGTGTGCCCTTGTGCTAGAAGCGGGCCCCCCACCGCCTGACCTTCTGCAATCACTGCCTGACGCCCGTCCATTATCCTGCGTCGAGATCGTGTGTGTGAAAGAAATATTTATACTTGTAGATTTTGTTTGCCATTATCGGTACCATATAATCATGCACCGGTACATGCAATCATCACACCACTTGCTGCGAACTTCTCGATTAGTATTTCTGCAGCGCCTTATCGTTTTCAGCGAGAGTGCCAATTGCCAATTGCCACTCGAGTGCAAGCGGACAAGCAATGTCGTCAGCACACAAAGCAAACAAGCCAACTCGCAGGGTAACACACAGACGCCCGCAAGATTTGACACTGGCAAATGTCAGGGGAAGCAAAAGTCGCAAGTGAGCTGTCACGGTCACTGGCGCGGAGCCTCCAGTCCTCACCAACCAACCTCCGGCTTCCAGCCTTCCACAAACCAATGTGCCACACGGACTCGAGCCGCCAAGTGAAAACTAAGAAAGTATGAACCGTGTCCAGTCCAGCCATGTGGATGGGCAGGATGTCAGCTTCCGTGCTGGACCCGGGGTTCCTGCTTGGATCATTGGATGCGCGGAGGCGGCATTTCCTGCCCCAATGGTCAAACGCGCGGCCTTCAGTTTAATTAATCTCCTGCTCCGCGGCTTCGCTTGTCTTTGATTAATCTCCTGTGCTCTCCACGTTTATGGTCAGTTTGGTCAGGTTCACGGGGCTCCGGCTCTGTGAGAGGTaaggagaggaaagagataAAACGGTTCGGCTGGACAATTGCGCTACAGCACGACGGCTGCAAGAGGGAGGGAGAAAAAATTGCTCGGGTGAATAGCTACAGTACGACGGCTGcgagagggaggaagaaaaaatGGGAGTGACTAGTAATACTACAGTACATGAACATGGATCCGTCAGAATGAGCGGGAGCCAGGCTCTTAGccccctttggcacggctcTCCTACCGGCTCTTGTAGCAGCTTTTGCACAAGTTGTACCAAACGCCTCAAATGAAAACGGATTCAACCCGTGAGCCGCTGGCCAAAACAACTGGACGGGATGAGCCGAAAAAATGGCTACCCCAGCTTCTCCCCATCCACGTACGTGATTTTTCATCCTTCTCCCCGACTGCTCTCCTCCCCGGcgcacgcgcgccgccggctgcctccCTGCGCCCCGTCGGCGGCCTCCTGCGCCGCGCCCCGCCAcctcgccgcgcccgccagGTGCATGCGCTCACGCGGGGCCACGACGTGGGGGCATGACCGCCGGGAGGGAGAGTctgggagggaggagagaggaggggtcGGTTGGGATCggataaggagagaggaggggcggTCGGGATaggatgaggagagaggaggggaaaagaaaagagggggaaggaaagagaaataaaaaaggaaaggaaagaaaaaggaaatgaagagaaaaaagaaaaagaaaagagagagaaaaaaaataagggtATTTTAGACATTTGACATCTTCTTTACATTATGAGAAGTTATTTTGCTAAATGTTTTCATACAAAATAAGTCAGAGCTAGAAAAAGCTGCTTTTCCATAGGAGCCAGAGTCAAAGCTGATTTTTCGCAAACCAAAGCCGTGCcacaaacggggccttagtttAAGCGCCGTACTATATGCCGTGTGCGTGGTCGACTCGTCGTCGTCCGTCGCGGGAGGATAAGATCCCGGCACCGAACGAAACAGTGCCCACGACCGGTTGGTGCGGCGGGTCTGATCCGGTCGGGTGTCGTGGCGCGATAAGATATGGGCGGGCGCTGCGCCCGCGCGCGCACGAGCAATCAATCATTTGGGGTCTCGGGTTGGGTCCGGTAGTTGCGTAATTGCGGGGCGCGCGCGTCACGCCCTGCCCTGCCCGGCTGCTGCCGCGTTCCGCCAGGCGGAGGCCACCTGCCAGGCGCCGGTGGCGGAGACCGGAGCCGAGTCATCAACTCATCTCATCATGTGGCCGAAATCCCATCCCCCTGATCCTGGCGCCGACGCACGTTTAGCAGCAGCGGCGCGCGGGGCGTTCTTGTTTTTTAATCACAACAAGTGACAGCTCCGTGCCTTCATTCGAGGACTGTAGCAGGTCGGGTGGCGCTACCAGTCCGGTGGGCACAGCGAGGACGATGGGGCCGATGATAAGGTCTGCCTTGATGAATCTAGGGGACTACAATTCTATACACTGCACACGCATCGTTCAGGATCGCCGGATCCAAGCGCACAAAAGACGAAACCGCCCACCGTTTGCAGCAGCTGCCCGTGGATTACAACGTTCGTGCAGCAGTTCACTCTGGCGCCGGAGTGCCGGACCACGGAATGGATCCACCCCGGCCGATGGTTCGTTGGTTCTTCCCTGTGGTCCTTTTAGCTAGGATCTCAGGACTTGACATGCTCCCAAGAGATTTAGCAGGATTTATAAAAGTTTGTCCGTAACTAACGAAGAAATTCTGCTATAAACTTTTGGAGGTGCAGCCGTGGACGGCATCATCCTGTCCCAGTCTGAGATCTGAGTGCGACGCAATTCAGAGTTTGGGCTCACGGATGGTCAATAATAACTCAAATGAATCTCGGAGACAAGTCGTACATCTCAAGCCCATAACGCATTATGTGGGAATTATCACAATGAAAGATGTACATATAAATATATTCTAATAAGATAGAATGTGGTTATTGGAACGTCCATGTCACGCACTTCCGAGCCAACAAAGACCAGGCTAGGGTGGGACAGCAACCCATGCCACTTTCCTCAAACAATAATCGAATGTGAttcgaatatctacaagcaggTATATATAGGACTGTTCCGTGTATGGGTCCACTGATCTGACCACagtttttttgaaaggaaactGTGCTCAAGAGATCACTGGGGCATTTCACCTCTCAACGAATTTCTCAATGCAGGTGGTCAGCGTGCTCTCGGGCACAGCCCCGAtaaccgaatccttcttctcgCCGTTCTTGAATATCATCATGGTGGGGATGCTCCGGACCCCGTACTGGCTTGCTATGTCTGGGCTCTCGTCTGTGTTGAGCTTGTAGCATCTCAGCTTCCCCTCGTAGTCCTTTGAGAGCTTGCCGACAACTGGATCTATCATTTTGCACGGCCCGCACCACGGAGCCCAGAACTCAACAAGGACAGGAAGCTCACTCTCCATCACAAGTGTT
This portion of the Setaria viridis chromosome 7, Setaria_viridis_v4.0, whole genome shotgun sequence genome encodes:
- the LOC117862410 gene encoding thioredoxin M2, chloroplastic isoform X1, producing the protein MAAGLAVSVPIAAPPPTRASATAYRARRACAIPCSSYSSTSSTFRSSPLRAITGLSGSRRCAGRGASVLRAVQGQDTTIEVSDVTKSTWQTLVMESELPVLVEFWAPWCGPCKMIDPVVGKLSKDYEGKLRCYKLNTDESPDIASQYGVRSIPTMMIFKNGEKKDSVIGAVPESTLTTCIEKFVER
- the LOC117862410 gene encoding thioredoxin M2, chloroplastic isoform X2; the encoded protein is MAAGLAVSVPIAAPPPTRASATAYRARRACAIPCSSYSSTSSTFRSSPLRAITGLSGSRRCAGRGASVLRAVQGQDTTIEDVTKSTWQTLVMESELPVLVEFWAPWCGPCKMIDPVVGKLSKDYEGKLRCYKLNTDESPDIASQYGVRSIPTMMIFKNGEKKDSVIGAVPESTLTTCIEKFVER